The genomic segment CGAACTGCGGGTCGTTCTGCGAGGCGTGCTGCGCGATGCGGACGTCGGTCATCTGGTCGGCCGCCGCCGTGCGCCCCAGGTCGATCGTCACCCGGTTGAACAGCGCCTGGTGGTCGGCCACGTGGCGGGCCCGCAGCTGGTCGAAGTCCACCGTCCGGGCCGCGGTCAGGTGCCGCCGCGCGATGCCTTGGTAGTCACCGTTGACCGTACGGTAGTTGACGTAGCTGGAGCCGATGGACACCAGCACGGTCACGCTCGTGGCCCCGCTGACCCGCAGGGTGCCGCCCGAGCTGCTGACGGTGCCCCCGGTGACGCTCGCGCCGGCCAGGGCGAGGAACCGGACCGACCCCGCTTTGCCCTCCATGGAACCGGAGATGCCGTCGAGGCCGATCGTCGCCGAGTCGGGGCTGGACACGGTCGTCTGCTGCGGGCTGTCGAACGTCGCGGTGAACGTGACGGCGCCGGCCCGGTCGGCCGTCAGCCGCACGGCCACCACCTGATCGGGTGCGCTCGCGAACACCTCCCGCTGAAAGCGAACCCCGTTGAGCACGTACGAGGTGGTCACCGTGGCCGTCGTCAGGTCGAGCGTCCGCGTGTACTGCGACGCGCCACTGGCGCTGCCGAAGGCCAGCCGCAGGTTGCCCACCGGCTGATAGGCCAGCTGCCCGGCGGGGTTGCCGAGCATCGTCTGGTTGATCAGATCCTGGGCCGGGATCCACTGGTCGGCGAAGACGCGGCGCCGGATCTCGGCCAGGTTGGCCGCACCCTGAGTGTTGGCCGAGTCGTACGGGCCGCCGGCCCACACGGTGTCCTCATTGAGTTGCAGCCGTTCGGTGTCGGCGTTGCCGAACACCATGGCGCCGAGGCGTCCGTTGCCGACGGGCAGGGCCCGCAGCCAGTCCGTTCCGGCGCCCTCGTCGTAGCGCAGCGCCAGATCCCCGGCCGCCGCCGTCACCGCTGCCCCGCCGGGCCGCGCGGCCGCGGCCCACCCCGTCGGCAGCATGGTGGCCCCGGCCCCGGCCATACCCGCCGCGAGCAGCTTCCTGCGTGTCACGTCGGTCATGGCAGAACCCACCTCTGGTTGGCGGCGCCGTGGCAGCCCCAGATGATCAGTTGGGTGCCGTCCGCGGTGCTGGCGCCGTTGGCGTCCAGGCATCGACCCGAGGCGACATTGACCAGGGATCCGTTGGCCCCGGCGGTCCAGTTCTGCCCGGCCGCGCCGGTGCAGGACGACAACTGGACCAGGCCACCGTTCGCGGTGCTGCCGCCGGCCACGCCCATGCACTTGCCGAGCGCGCGCAGGGTGCTCCCGTTGACCGTCCACTGCTGGTTGGTGCCGCTGGTGCAGCTCCACAGCTGGATCTTGGTGCCGTCGGCCGAGCTGTTCCCGGCCACGTCGACGCACTTGCCGGTGGAGCTGGTGATCCGGCCGGTCCGGGGTGTCGTACCGCCCAGCTCCTTGATCCGCACGTTGCGGAAGGAGGCGGTGCCGTTGTTCTGCAGCCCGAGGTAGCCGGAGGTGAGCGAGCGCGCCGGGTCGGTGTTGGTGAAGTCGTTGACCCGTACGCCGTTCAGGAAGACCTGCAGCCTCTCCCCCTCGACCAGCAGCTCGTAGGTGTTCCACTCCCCCGGCGGGTTCAGTGCGGCGTCGCGGGCAGTGGTGTCGGCCGGTTGGAACCCGGACACCGCCCCGGTACCGCCGGCGCCGATCTGCACCTCGTGTCCGCCGGCGGCCGCCGCGTTCGGGTCGCTGCCGGCCGGGAACCCGATCAGCACCCCGGAGTCGTCGTTGCCCGGCGTCATCCAGTCGAGCTTGAGCGAGTACGAGCGGAATTCTTTGGCGTTGTACCAGAGCAGTCCCGGCCCCCCGGTGGAGGTCAGCGTGGCGTTGCTGTTGCCGAACGAGCCCGGTCCGGCCTGCGACCAGCCGGTGGTGGAGCCGTTGTAGAGGGTGGTGTAGCCGGTCTCGGGGCGGCAGTCGGCCTTCGTACGGTTGGCCGCGTACCGGATGCCGCCGAGGATCAGCGCCCGGAAGCCGGACTCGGTGTAGGAGGACTGGGTGTGACCGGCGCCGGTGTAGAACGAGCGCCCGCCCTGGTAGGTCTTGCACCAGGTGTGCGGGTGGTCGCCACCCATGCTGCCGCCGGAGTAACTCGACTCGTCCAGGGTGGACAGCACCCGGGCCGACGATCGGGGGTTGCTGCGGAAGTTGTACCACTCGTCGGTGCGGGTCGCGGCCGGAGCCAGCCCGGCCGTGGCGGCGTGCGCCCGGTTCTCGGTCCGTACGGTCGCCGCCTGGATCGCCGGGTGCGAGGCGAAGTACGCCCCGACCAGCTCGCCGTAGAACGGCCAGTCGTATTCGGTGTCCGAGGCCGCGTGCACACCCACGTAGCCGCCGCCGGCCCGGATGTAGTTCTCGAAGGCGGTCTGCTGGGTGGAGTTGAGCACGTCGCCGGTGGTGTTGAGGAAGACGACGGCCTCGAACTGGGCCAGGTTGGTCGCGGTGAACCGGCCGGCGTCCTCGGTCGCGGTCACCGTGAAGCTGTTGGCCGCCCCGAGGTCCCGGATCAGCTGGATACCGGCCGGGATGGCGTCGTGCCGGAAGCCGGCCGTCTTGGAGAAGACCAACACGTCGTACGGCGCGTCGGCCGCACTGGCCGGGGTGCCGCCGGTGCCGGCCATGGCCAGCAGCGCCGCTGCGGCCGTGGCGAGAACGCGGGTGAGGGGGCGCATGACGGGGATTCCTCTCATGGCAGGGTCCAGCGCTGGTTGGTGCCGCCGTGGCAGGTCCAGATGATCAGCTGGGTGCCGTTGGCGGTGCTGCCGCCGTTGGCGTCGAGACACTTGTTCGACGAGCCGTTGACCAGGGTTCCGTTGGTGCCCGCGGTCCAGTTCTGCGCGGCCGAGCCGGTGCAGGCCGACAGCTGCACCGCGCTGCCGTCCGCCGTGGCGCCACCGGCCACGCCCATGCACTTGCCCAGGGACCGCCAGGTGCTGCCGGTGCGGGTCCACTGCTGGTTGGCGCCGGTGCCGCACGTCCACAGCTGGATCTTGGTGCCGTCGGCGGTGCCGGAGGCGTTGACGTCGACGCACGAGCCGCTCGCCCCGACGATCCGGCCCGTGCCACCGCTGCCCGGGGCGCCGCCGAAGGTGAAGGCGTCGACGTCGAACAGCGTCCCGGAGCCGCCGGAGAAGGTCAGGTACAGGGTGGTCGGGCCGGAGGGCACGTTGGACAGGGTCGTCGAGACGTCGGTGAAGGTCTCGTAGCTGCCGGTGACCGGCACGGTGACGGTTCCGAGCACGGTGCCGGTGGCCGATCCGGCACGCACCGAGATCGTGCCGCCGGCTCCGCCGGACGAGACCCGGGCCGTGAACCGCGTCTCGCCCGCGAGCGAGTACCGCTGGAACGCGATCCAGTCACCGTTCTGGATGTCGCCGACGGTCTGCCCGCCCTCGGCTGTCGTCTTGCTGTAGAGCGCGGTGCCGGACTGGCTGTTGCGGTGCTCGGCCTGCCGGTGCCGGGGCTGCAGGATCTTCTGGGCCCGGGTGGTCAGCGCGGGCTGGCCGTTGGCGCCCCGGTCGGTGTATTCGGCGTCGAGCACCGCGAACAGGTTGGCCGCCGTGTCGTGCTCGCCGTCCACCGGGATCTGCAGTGTGCCCGTGCATCCGGTGCTCGAGCTGATCGGGTGCGCGTGGTCGTCGTGGCCGAGCAGGTAGCTCAGTTTGACCCGGCTGCAGTCGATGGTGCCGTCCTCGGGGTCGGACACCGTGATCGTGTACGGCACGCTGTCGCCGAAGCTGAACAGCCCCCCGTCGACCGGTGTGTTCAGCACGACCGTGGGTGCGGTGTTGCCGACGGTGACCGTCATGGAGGCGCTGGCGGTGAGGCCGGCGGGATCGGTCACGGTCAGGCTCACGGTGCGCTCGCCGGCTGTGGTGTAGGTGTGGGTGGGGTTGGCCGCCGCCGAGGTGCCGCCGTCGCCGAAATTCCAGGCGTAGGTCAGCGCGCCGCCCTCGGGGTCCGACGAGCCGTTCGAGGAGAAGGCGACGGTCAGCGGAGCCGCTCCGGACGAGGGGTTGGCCGCGACGCGGGCGATCGGCGCCTGGTTGGTGTTGCCGGCCCCCCGGTACTCGATGCGGTACAGGGCGGAACTGGCGTCGCCGTTGCCCCAGCCGGTGCCGTAGTCGAGCACGTACAGGGCGCCGTCGGGCCCGAAGGCGCTGTCCATGACCTGCGTGCCGCGCCACGGGAACTCGCTGATCTGCCCGGCCGATCCGTCGGCGTTGACGTCGATGCTCTTGATCCAGCGCCGGCCGAACTCCATCGCGAAGAAGTGCCCGTCCAGCAGGGGCGGGAACTTGACCGTGGACGGGTTGGCCGCGTCGTACCGGTAGACCGCGCCGCCCATGGGCGACTCCGACCCGCAGCCGAAGGCGGCCAGCGAGCAGTTGTCGTACTTGATCCAGGCGGGCCGTGCGGCCGGCAGGCTGGTCAGGCCGGTGTTGCGCGGTGAGTTGTTCACCGGGGCGGCGCAGTTGAACCGGTTCCCCGAGGGCCCGGACGGGAACGTGTAGTCCACATAGGTCTCGTTCGTCGTGTTGGAGCCGGTGCAGTAGGGCCAGCCGTAGTTGCCGGCCGAGGTGATGCGGTTGAACTCGACCTGGCCCGCCGGGCCGCGCGTCGAACTGGTCGTGCCGGCGTCGGGTCCGTAGTCGCCGACGTACAGCGCGCCGGTCGCCTTGTCGACGCCGATGCGGAACGGGTTGCGCAGGCCCATGGCGTAGATCTCGGGCCGGGTGCCGGCGGTGCCGGGCGGGAACAGATTGCCCGACGGGATCGAGTACGTCCCGTTCGCGTTCACCTTGATCCGGAGCACCTTGCCGCGCAGGTCGTTGGTGTTGCCCGCGGTGCGCTGGGCGTCGTAGACCGGATTGCGGTTGCTGCGCTCGTCGATGGGCGTGTAGCCGCTCGAGTCGAACGGGTTCGAGTCGTCGCCGGTGGACAGGTAGAGGTTGCCGGCCGCGTCGAAGTCGATGTCACCGCCGACGTGGCAGCACATGCCCCGGTTGGTCGCGACCTCCAGGACGGTCACCTGGCTGCCGGTGTTGAGCGTGTAGTCGGCGTTGAGGGTGAATCGGGACAGCCGGTTGACCCCGTTCCAGACCGAGAAGTCCGTGCCGGTGGCCGGCGCGTCACCGCTGGGTGTGTTCAACGGGGGCGCGTAGAAGAGATAGATGAACCGGTTGCTCGCGAAGCCGGGATCCACCCCTACGCCCTGCAGGCCCTCCTCGTCGTGCGTGTAGACCGGCAGAGTGCCGATCACCGAGGTGACCCCGGCCGCGGTGGTGCGGCGCAGGACGCCGTTGCGAGCCGTGTGCAGCACCGAGCGGTCGGGCAGCACCGCCATCGACATCGGCTCGCCCAGTTCGCCCACGCCGCGCGCCAGTTCGACCTGCTGATAGTCGGACGCGTTGACCGGATGGGCGGAGGCCGGGGAGGCCGGGCCGGTCACGGCTGACACCAGCCCGGCGGCCGCCAGGACCGCGGTGGCGACCACCGCCAGAGCTCGTTTTCTCATGGATTAATCACCTCGTCGGCTTCGCATTCGATAAATGGCGTCCGCGCTTGGGGCAGACCGCCCGACAATGAGCTGAAAAGCCACTGGCTCATGCCGGCGGGACACGATGCATTCCAACGCATCCGGCACCGGAGCAGCGAGGAGCCACATGTGGAGTGAGCGTTAACAACCGGCCGCCCAAGGGGCTACAAGCCTGCCGGGCAGCAGATGTGGGGGGGGATTCGTATGACGTCACACGCTAAGCGGAAGATAGAAAGCAGTCAATAGTTGATGCATCGTTCACATAGCTGCAACAAGGTCAAGTTCATTTGCGCCCGACCGCGATTCGACGGCGCGCCCGGCGTAACACTTTCCGGCCGGGAAAAATCGCGCCCTGCGAACAATCCGCACACTTTTCAGTCTCAGCCGGGCCACCGTCGCAACACCGGTCCATGATCACGCTGCGCTACGGAGCGGTGCCGGAACTCTTGACCGGCCGGAGCGGCAGCGCATAGATTCCTGTCGTTACTTCCGGAAGATTTCCGGAAGTTTCGGAATCCCGTCCTCACCGTCCCGCTGCAGGAGTTCCCGTGCGTCGTCTTCGACTTCCCCTTTCTGTGGTCAGCGCCGCGATGCTGCTGACCTTCGCCGGCCCGCCCCCGGCCGGCGCCACACCGCCGCCGGCGAAGCCGTCGGCGCCCCAGGCCTACCCCGCCGATTCGCTGCGCGCGCTCGCCGCCCGCGTGGGCCTGCGCATCGGCACGGCCGTGAACGCCGACCAACTAGGCACCAACGAGAAATACACGCAGATCACCGCTCAGCAGTTCTCCTCAGTCACCGCGGAGAACGCCATGAAGTGGGCCGAGGTGGAGGCCGTCCGCGGCACCTACACCTTCCAGAAGGCCGACCAGCTCGTCGCCTTCGCGAAGAAGAACAAGCAGCTGGTCCGGGGTCACACGCTGGTCTGGCACAACCAGCTGCCCACGTGGTTGTCCGCCGACGGCACCACGACCACCCTGTCGGACGACGAGGTGAAGGCGGCCCTGAAGAAGCACATCTTCGAAACGATGCGCCACTTCAAGGGCGACATCTGGCAGTGGGACGTGGTCAACGAGGCCTTCGACGACAACGGGCAGCCCCGC from the Paractinoplanes abujensis genome contains:
- a CDS encoding ThuA domain-containing protein is translated as MRPLTRVLATAAAALLAMAGTGGTPASAADAPYDVLVFSKTAGFRHDAIPAGIQLIRDLGAANSFTVTATEDAGRFTATNLAQFEAVVFLNTTGDVLNSTQQTAFENYIRAGGGYVGVHAASDTEYDWPFYGELVGAYFASHPAIQAATVRTENRAHAATAGLAPAATRTDEWYNFRSNPRSSARVLSTLDESSYSGGSMGGDHPHTWCKTYQGGRSFYTGAGHTQSSYTESGFRALILGGIRYAANRTKADCRPETGYTTLYNGSTTGWSQAGPGSFGNSNATLTSTGGPGLLWYNAKEFRSYSLKLDWMTPGNDDSGVLIGFPAGSDPNAAAAGGHEVQIGAGGTGAVSGFQPADTTARDAALNPPGEWNTYELLVEGERLQVFLNGVRVNDFTNTDPARSLTSGYLGLQNNGTASFRNVRIKELGGTTPRTGRITSSTGKCVDVAGNSSADGTKIQLWSCTSGTNQQWTVNGSTLRALGKCMGVAGGSTANGGLVQLSSCTGAAGQNWTAGANGSLVNVASGRCLDANGASTADGTQLIIWGCHGAANQRWVLP
- a CDS encoding PQQ-dependent sugar dehydrogenase; this translates as MRKRALAVVATAVLAAAGLVSAVTGPASPASAHPVNASDYQQVELARGVGELGEPMSMAVLPDRSVLHTARNGVLRRTTAAGVTSVIGTLPVYTHDEEGLQGVGVDPGFASNRFIYLFYAPPLNTPSGDAPATGTDFSVWNGVNRLSRFTLNADYTLNTGSQVTVLEVATNRGMCCHVGGDIDFDAAGNLYLSTGDDSNPFDSSGYTPIDERSNRNPVYDAQRTAGNTNDLRGKVLRIKVNANGTYSIPSGNLFPPGTAGTRPEIYAMGLRNPFRIGVDKATGALYVGDYGPDAGTTSSTRGPAGQVEFNRITSAGNYGWPYCTGSNTTNETYVDYTFPSGPSGNRFNCAAPVNNSPRNTGLTSLPAARPAWIKYDNCSLAAFGCGSESPMGGAVYRYDAANPSTVKFPPLLDGHFFAMEFGRRWIKSIDVNADGSAGQISEFPWRGTQVMDSAFGPDGALYVLDYGTGWGNGDASSALYRIEYRGAGNTNQAPIARVAANPSSGAAPLTVAFSSNGSSDPEGGALTYAWNFGDGGTSAAANPTHTYTTAGERTVSLTVTDPAGLTASASMTVTVGNTAPTVVLNTPVDGGLFSFGDSVPYTITVSDPEDGTIDCSRVKLSYLLGHDDHAHPISSSTGCTGTLQIPVDGEHDTAANLFAVLDAEYTDRGANGQPALTTRAQKILQPRHRQAEHRNSQSGTALYSKTTAEGGQTVGDIQNGDWIAFQRYSLAGETRFTARVSSGGAGGTISVRAGSATGTVLGTVTVPVTGSYETFTDVSTTLSNVPSGPTTLYLTFSGGSGTLFDVDAFTFGGAPGSGGTGRIVGASGSCVDVNASGTADGTKIQLWTCGTGANQQWTRTGSTWRSLGKCMGVAGGATADGSAVQLSACTGSAAQNWTAGTNGTLVNGSSNKCLDANGGSTANGTQLIIWTCHGGTNQRWTLP